Genomic segment of Brachyhypopomus gauderio isolate BG-103 chromosome 10, BGAUD_0.2, whole genome shotgun sequence:
AAACTAAAGACTACTTTACAGCACAGATTTCTTACCTATCATTTTGTGACAAGCACAGGGAAGATTTGACACTGCATGGCTTTCAAAAATCCATTGATATTGATATTGCTTTTGGCCAGTAGCCTATATGAAACATTATGATCTGTGACAAATCAAATATTCACAGTTGTTTATATAAAGCACAGctgataaaatatataaatatgtaaatgtttcAGACACTTTTGCAAGCttttcacacacatgctgtcatggtacggcgggccccctactggtcgcctccgtatacagcggcagttgtggtggtgttgtgttcatccctcaggtgggcggggcccgcgatccgtctcacctgagggtcgtttatttgtctatatatgtcttttctttgtaccagttgaccgctggtcattgtatcTTTAATTCAGAGCATgtcatgggtttttggtttgcgcaccatccttttttcctgagacttggcgtgatcgcttccattttatttaacacttcctccccatcacacatgcacacacacacgcacacgcacacacacacacacacacacacacacacacacacacacacacacacacacatatctaaaTCTCTCACTGATCAGTCCTGAGATCATGGTCTTCGCTCACCTGGAACTACACCTATGACTGAATCTGTTGCTCAACACATCTTTGTTTTAAATGCCTGCATATGCTGCTGTGGTGTGTCACAGTGCCAGTGGAGCCATGATGGACCCTCAGGGACGACTCAGGAACACTCTCTACAGGTTTTGCCCTTTCGTGTGTCTGGTGATCACTGTTCACTCAGCCCCAATTGCAACACCATCTGCTACAGACAACAAGAAAGCACAGGTACAGTACAGTAGCTTCTTTTCTTCaggcttatatatatatatatatatatatatatatatatatatatatatatatatatatatatatatatatatatatatataattattaattgagatctaggatgtgttattttagtgttccctttatttttttgagcagtgtatatatatatatatatatatatatatatatatatatatatatatatatatatatatatatatatatatactgctcaaaaaaataaagggaacactaaaatatatatatatatatatatatatatatatatatatatatatatatatatatatatatatatatacatatatatatatatatactgctcaaaaaaataaagggaacactaaaataacacatcctagatctcaattaataaaaatctttgaaatcagttgaaaatctctcatttctacctatatatatatatatatatatagagagagagagagagagagagagagagagagattgtattGAATCAGCTGTACAAGCAAAGTACTTCTAAATATTatatctaatatatatatatatatatatatggtattTAATTAAACCTGAATGAAATGTGAATAAACCTTTTTTTTAAGTGAATCTTTTctaatatttctttttattttctcCAGAATGACCACCtcaaaaatgacattttttcaGCTGAAATTCAGGTCCAGACAGCTTTTGGACTGGAACCTCCAAGTTCTAAATCAGAGATGCCTCGCTGTGGAGTCCCAAGTGCTCTTCAGTACAATGCTTATGAAATGATATCCAGGTGGGACAAAAAACAGCTTACTTACCGGTGAGACACCCAGCAAGAAATGATTGGAAGACAAACTTTACTGTCAGTTATCTGGGTGAACAAAGCTTCGGTCATAGCCTATTTACAGTATAAGATTTATTCACAATGATATTGCCACAGAATTGAGAACTGCTCTTCTCATATGACTGAGGATGAGGTGGAATATTCCATTGAGAGAGGACTGCACGTCTGGGCTGGCGCTACCACTCTGAGGTTCATCCGCATCTACAATGGCACAGCCGACATCATGATCTCCTTCAGTAAAGGATGTGAGTCCACAACACTTTACCATTATTGCAGTAATATGTAAAGTTTTAATGTAAAGTTTTGAATGCACACACCTTCAGTACTCACTGCACTAATAGGGTAAAACATGTGGATTCTTGTTCATCCCAAACTGCTTAAGACACTTTAACGAGAGAAAAAGGTGTTTAAATGTAGTGGTCCAGCCCATTCGCTGGTGCACCTTTCATGACAGGTGCAGACATCTTCTACCTCTGCTCATCTGACTATAACCAGCTTTTACAACTGCATGTTTTTGTTAATTTGTTCCTGTTCATCTAACAGAATTTActcattatttatatataaacatatgaaTTGTATAACAAATTGTATAGACATACATCGTATGTACTTGTCACGTtcaacccctccctcctccctggtcccgcctagtttcccCGTTCCCATGGTTTCTCCGTCTGTCACGCCCGTTCTCATCGTTCCCACCTGCGTCTTGTTTCACCATCATGTTGTCTGTGTACCTTTCCGTTCTACTCTCCTGTGTTGGTCATTGTATGGAAGTTCCCCTTTACCTCTCTGTATTGCTTCATGATTTTTGCATCCATTACACCTGTTCTTACTCTTGGTTTAGCTTCTAGTCTTCGTTGTTGATTTTTGTTTTTCTCCATTTAGTATTCAGGTTTTCGTTGTGTTGTTCCCCATCGTTAATGGTTGTCAGTTGTTTTGTTCTCTCGTTACCCGTTTCGTTATTCATTCATGGTTATTATTCATGTTGTTGTTTGTGCCCCATTACCCCTGTAGTCattgtttttctcccggtaatGTTTAAGTGGCTTGTAGGGTTATGTTCTCCTGTGTATTATCGTTTCCTAGTTGTCTTGCTTACCCATTTGGTTGTGTCTTCCCCTCTGTGTTTAGCGTAGTCCCTTTCTGCCTTCTGTGTTAGTCTGGTGTTTAGTTACTccctttttaataaatattccgaaatctgcatttgcgtcactccCACTGTTCTGAAACGTTACAGTACTAAGGAACTAAGGATTCTCATGACATGAAGATCAGGGGAAGATAATGAAATACATAAATTTGAGGTTACAGAATTGGGATTTGTTTTGTGAACAGCACATGGAGACCAGTTTCCCTTCGACGGACCAAGTGGTGTTTTGGCTCATGCATTTTTTCCCTCTGCTGTTAACACCATCGGTGGAGATGTACATTTTGATGACGACGAATTTTTCACTTTGCGTTCAACTAATGGTGAGGCTGCACATTCATTAGCCCTTAGCTAATGAAGCATCCTACACATCATGTGCAGACCAGCCTGAACTAACCACACCCTTCTCTTCCCTTCAGGTTTCATTCTGTTCCTGGTCGCTGCTCATGAGTTTGGCCACTCTTTGGGACTGAGTCACGTCAGCAACCCTGATTCTATCATGTACCCTGTGTACATGCTCAGAGACGCTGATAACTTCCGCTTGCACAGTGATGATGTGAAGTCCATACAGTCTCTCTATGGCAAGTGTGTCATCTTGGGGAAATGAATCAAGCTATgattaattaatatatatataattacatgTGCAGCATATTTCATTTGCCTGTTATTGTGTTTTCTGCTTGTCCAGGGTCAGGCACTGGAGTAAGTGCTGATCCCACATCTGAACCTACACTTTCACCTAGAATCACTCCTAGAATCACTCCTAGAATCACTCCAAGAATCCCACCTAGAGTCACTCCCAAAGCTGCACCTGATGCCTGTGATCCTGGACTGGTTCTAGATGCGGTGACAACCATGAGAGGAGAAATACTTTTCTTCAAGGACAAGTAATGCACATTATAACTTTTTTTGTCTCAATTTAGGGTTTCATCAGAAAACACCTAACAATGGTTTGGAATAAAGCTACGAGAATACCTGATGTCAGTATTTTTGTGTAGGTTCTTCTGGCGTAGAAACTATGACTACAGAAGAGCAGAGCCATATCTCATCAGGTCCTTCTGGAACAACGCCCCTGATAACATTGATGCTGCTTATGAGAATCAAAAGCTGGACAAATTGTTCTTCTTTAAaagtgtgtatttgcataaatGTCAAGCACAAAGGATGTATTTTTTTCTAGTGGAACCATTttgatgtgtttgtttttctgttttgcagaCAGGAAAGTTTGGGCTATCTCAGGTTACAATATTAAACGAGGATATCCCAAGAGTCTTGACACGTTTGGCCTACCTGAGACTGTGAATAAAGTGGATGCTATCCTCCATGACCACAAAACCAGAACGACCATGTTCTTTGTGAACCAGTACCTGTTCAGGTGAATGTCCAAAGCCTTTTGAGCAATTAAACAGAACCAAGTTGTGTTTATGAATGACCTGGATTCTGATTCTCTTTTATAGTTATGATGAAAGGAGACAACAAATGAACAAGTTCACATTAGTGGCAGATGAATTTCCAGGGATGAATCAACAAGTAACAGCAGCCTTTCAGTACAATGGTATATATGCATGGCCCATCTctctaccaaacacacacacacacacacacacacacacacacacacacacacacacacacaacctcagtaAATCCTGGAAGACAAAATGTGTACAAACATGGAATTAAAGTCTATGGCaatgtagaattttttttttttttcagatctAATCTACCTCTTCAGTGGACAGAGCCTATATGAATATAGTTCTAAAAAACAAAAGTTTCAGCGTGAGTTGAGGAGTGACTACTTCCACAACTGTTAAACGATTAAACTCAaagatgtatatatatataaatgtatatgtgtatatgtaaccCCCTTCTTCTGGTCCCTCAATAAAGCAAGCACCACAATTGGCTGGTTCTGCTTTACTGATTGGGTACAGCCAGAGAAAATACAGCAGTCAGTGCTATGCTTCTCCACTCTCTCAGCTATAAAGTACCAATGAAGTTGTATTAGCTTAATATAGGGATCAGACCACATGGAACACACAGCTAGCATAACTAGCTACGGTCGAAGAAATAATTACGTCTCATAACCCCTTTTTTTATAATACATCAAAAGTAATATTAGTAAAACTAAAGTATACACTTTGTATCATTTTATTAATAGTTTTATTAACATATTAATTATTGTCTGGAAGTAGCGAAACTAGTTGaatagagaagagaagaagCACGAGCGAGCCTACCGTACCCTTTCAGCAGCAAAACCAGACTGAACCGGATAGGAGGCCGCACTATAAAATGGGCTATACTTTTAATTTTGTCGAATTATATGAACATaggtttatttaaaataaactgttatttatttttctgttataATGCCCTCGTCAGATATCAGAAGTGTAGTTTTTCCACACAGACAGAAATAAGAAAACAGATTGCCGCAATTACGTCTGCTCCGTTATAACTGATCCACGACCTGTAGAAGTGCACAGAGTGACTGTAGTGACATCAGACATTCAATTACCCTCTAAATCAcactttattattgttgttactgtttttgttattattgttattaaagAAACAATTAGATGATGCATGATGTCAAACCAACAACTAAAGGTTAGATAAAGTGCCTagtgtgttttctgtatgttGGAACAATTATTATACATTAATAATTATACAAATGtgaattattataatttttttgtgaACTGGTGATAAGAATAAGAATAGAATTCTGATTTTTAGTGTAAAATCACTCTGTTAGTGTAGGATGAAGAAGATAATGTTTGTCTCTGGCATGTTCCGCCCAAGCCTTGATAACCTTAACTATCTGCTCCCTCTGACCTCGAAGGAAGAAGATTGCTAGAACTTATTCTAACCTGTAGCAGTTGCCTACATCTCTGTCTGCTTTCATCCAGCTCTGTTccttatcatcacacacacacacacacacacacacacacacacacacacacacacacgcacactcacacgcacacacacatgcacacacacatgcacacacacacacacacacacacacacacacacacacacacacacacacacacaatgttttcCCCTCCCAGCACAACTTTTCTCACACATACCTCACCCTACCCTTACAAAATCCTTTCCTTTGTTGTTAATAAACTAGATCTTCTCCGACCCCAGCTGACTCTTGATTTGTGGTCACTTGTAGAAATAACTTACTCAACAGAAAGGAGGACAATAACTTAAAAAACTGCAGCACTTTGGCCAAATACAGAGACACATGCggtattacagtttttttatgactgctaacatccttttgtccaatctgtagtcacattttcaaaactctaaacacagtaaacacaacatcagtcttcagtgggctatacaattagtacaattcataTTGTTTTTGCACATTTAACATGTTTCTACAATGCTTACATTTTCAATAGCAGTGTGAGctgcagtgttaattttgacagcaattttttatttagttttagtctttgtgacgggcagggtgagcaactaaaaaggaagcgatcacgccaagtctcagggaaagaggatggtttaatagaaagtgcgcaaaccaaaaacccgtgacatagttccaattgaaggaaataataaccagcagtcaactggtacaaagacaagacacatatagacgaacaaacgaccctcaggtgagacggatcacgggtcccacccgtttttagttttagtctagttttaatcgactaattatcattagaatttaattgactaattatcaaaagaatttagttgactaaagtataaatggtgtaatagtcataATATAGGCCACTTGCATAAaatgaaatattttattaaccagttacagaatattattgtttgtatgtgcaaaaAGATCTCCAAgcaactttattgacctgaacttatagttagtgagcaaaacaataacaaaacattgatgaccaggcCCGCTGTACCTGA
This window contains:
- the LOC143526131 gene encoding collagenase 3-like encodes the protein MPAYAAVVCHSASGAMMDPQGRLRNTLYRFCPFVCLVITVHSAPIATPSATDNKKAQNDHLKNDIFSAEIQVQTAFGLEPPSSKSEMPRCGVPSALQYNAYEMISRWDKKQLTYRIENCSSHMTEDEVEYSIERGLHVWAGATTLRFIRIYNGTADIMISFSKGSHGDQFPFDGPSGVLAHAFFPSAVNTIGGDVHFDDDEFFTLRSTNGFILFLVAAHEFGHSLGLSHVSNPDSIMYPVYMLRDADNFRLHSDDVKSIQSLYGSGTGVSADPTSEPTLSPRITPRITPRITPRIPPRVTPKAAPDACDPGLVLDAVTTMRGEILFFKDKFFWRRNYDYRRAEPYLIRSFWNNAPDNIDAAYENQKLDKLFFFKNRKVWAISGYNIKRGYPKSLDTFGLPETVNKVDAILHDHKTRTTMFFVNQYLFSYDERRQQMNKFTLVADEFPGMNQQVTAAFQYNDLIYLFSGQSLYEYSSKKQKFQRELRSDYFHNC